Genomic window (Arthrobacter sp. StoSoilA2):
GCGGTGCCGCGATGACCCTCCAGGAGGTGCCGGAAGCTTTGCAGGGAGGAACTCTGCCTCGACGGCGGACCAGCGCATTGTGGAGTTGGTTCCGAAAGCACCTGGTGTGGATTGCGCTGGGGGCAGTGTTTGCAGCATTCGTGACGTTCCTGGTGGTGGAGCGGTTCTCGGCACCCAAAGACTCCGGGTCGCTATCTACCCGCAATCCCGCTCCCGACGGGGCCATGGCCTTGGCCGAAATACTGGGGCGCCACGGTGTGGGCATAACTCCAACCGATAACCTCGAAGACACCCTGGCAGCTCTTTCCGACGGCGACGCCACCTTGCTGCTGTATGACCCCCGCGGTTTCCTGGATATATCGCAGTTGCAGGATGTGAGTGCTGTGGCCGGGCGGGTAGTGGTGGTCGCACCGCGCCTGCGCACGTTGAACGGCCTCGATCCGGAGTTCCGCCCCGGCGGTGTGGTCCCCGAAGCGACAAAAATCCTTGAACCGGGCTGCAGCCAGGAAGATGCAGAGCAGGCAGGACCCGTTGCCGCCCAAGGACCGGTGTACCTGGGGCCAGTTGTTTGCTACGCCACCCGCAGCGATGGACCTGGACTTTATGTGGCCTCGGCCGATGGGCACATCATTGTGCTGGGGAGCACCGAGTTGCTGGAAAACCAACACCTCGCGGCCGTTGGCAACGCCGCATTGGCGATGCGGACCCTGGGAAGCGGCCCCGACTTGGTCTGGTACACACCAGGCATCGCCGATGTAGCGTCCGATAGATCCACCCCGACGCTCAACGAGCTCGCACCGCCTTGGCTGGCTTTTGCGGGCCCATGGCTGGCTGTCATAGCTATCCTTGCCATCCTCTGGCGCGGACGACGCTTGGGACCGTTGGTCTTTGAACCACTTCCCGTGGTGGTTAAGGCCGCAGAAACGGCCGAAGGACGCGCACGTCTATATCAGGATTCACGCGCCGTGGAACGCGCCGCCGACAATCTCCGGGCAGGAACCCTCGCCCGGTTGGCCAGGCATTTCAACCTGGGGACGGACGCCACCGGGGAGGCCATTATCGACGCCGTGGCCCGGCGCCTTGGACGGCAAGTACCGGCAATCCGGTGGGCGTTAATTGATTCCAAACCCCAGACAGAAGGACAACTGGTGCAGTGGGCACAACAGATCGAACGAATCGAGCAGGAGGCAACGGCCCGATGAGCAACCAGCCGAACAACTATACGGACAGCAACAACCAATACTCCGGTGGCGCGGCCCACCAGGTAAACCATGCACACGCGGGCGAACCCCAGGTGAATGCACCTGGGGTGAATGGACCGCAGGTGAATGGACCACAGCAGGGCCTACACAGCAGCGGCATGGAGGATCCTGCCCGACAATCCCTGCTGAACGTCCGGAGTGAAGTTGGGAAGGCTGTGGTCGGCCAGGATCCCACAGTGACAGGCATGCTCATCGCCCTTCTCTGCGGCGGCCATGTCCTGCTGGAAGGTGTGCCCGGCGTCGCCAAGACGCTGTTGGTCCGGGCGTTGTCCACTGCCCTGAGCCTGGAAACCAAACGCGTACAGTTCACCCCGGACCTCATGCCCGGTGACGTCACGGGCTCCTTGGTGTACGACTCGCATTCATCGGAATTCACGTTCCGGGAAGGGCCCGTTTTCACCAACATCCTGCTGGCCGATGAAATAAACCGAACGCCACCCAAAACGCAGGCCTCGCTCCTGGAAGCCATGGAGGAACGCCAGGTTTCCGTGGATGGCGTATCGCGCCCACTGCCTGCGCCCTTCATCGTGGCTGCCACCCAGAATCCCGTGGAATACGAAGGAACCTACCCCCTGCCCGAGGCCCAGCTGGACAGGTTCCTCCTCAAGTTGACCATGCCGTTGCCAGGCCGAGCCGAGGAAATCGAAGTAATCCGCCGACACGCCGGTGGCTTCGACCCCCGAAACCTCGCCGCGGCCGGCGTGCGGGCGGTGGCTGGCGCCGTCGAGCTTTCCAACGCTCGTGCGGCTGTGGCGCAAGTGGCCGTCGCACCGGAAATCCTGGCCTACATTGTGGATGTGGTCCGGGCAACCAGGTCAGCGCCGTCCTTCCAGCTGGGCGTCTCTCCTCGAGGCGCTACTGCCCTCCTGAACACGTCGAAGGCATGGGCCTGGTTGTCCGGGCGGCCCTTCGTGACGCCTGACGACGTCAAAGCACTATCGTTGCCTTGCCTCAGGCACCGGGTAGGCCTGCGTCCTGAGGCCCAGATGGATGGCATCCACGTTGACGACGTCCTTGGCAGCATCCTGGCGTCCGTTCCGGTGCCTCGTTGATTCTGCCGGCGATGCAGATGACAGCAATGGCAAGAGTGCCCTGATGGCCATCACGGGTCGTTTTGTGTTGCTGGCAGTTACCGGGCTGGTTCCGTTGCTGCTGTTTCCGGCGTGGATCACCGTGCTGTTCATCGCTATCGGACTGCTGCTGCTTCTGGCCCTTGACCTTATCCTGGCGGCTTCCCCGGCCAAGCTGGGCTTGGCACGTCAGCAACCGGGCAACGTCACCTTGGAGAGTCAGGTGAATTCCGTCATCACGGTGACCAACCTGGGCCGCCGGAAGCTACGGGCGATGGTCCGGGACGGTTGGCAACCTTCCGCTGGAGCCCTGAACCCAACACAGCCGCTCGACGTTCCACCCGGCGAACGGCGCCGCCTGACGGTGTCCCTGCTCCCACGGCGCCGCGGCGATCTTGAAAGCCCGCACGTGACGGTCCGTTCGTACGGGCCCTTGCGGCTGGCCGCACGGCAGCGAACCAGGGCACTTCCCGGCCGGCTTCGAGTGCTGCCACCCTTCCATTCCAAACGGCATCTGCCATCGAAACTACGCAAGCTGCGCGAGCTTGATGGCAGGGCGGCCGTGCAGATCCGGGGCGCGGGAACGGAGTTCGATTCGCTGCGTGACTACGTCCGTGGCGATGACGTCCGGTCCATCGACTGGCGTGCAACTGCGCGTCGCACATCTGTGGTGGTCCGTACCTGGCGTCCGGAACGGGACAGGCGTGTTGTGATCGTTCTGGACACATCGCGGACCGCGGCGGCCAGGATTGACGACGAGCCGAGGCTGGACACTTGGATTGAGGCGGCGCTGCTGCTCGCGGTTCTGGCGGAACGGGGCGGGGACCGGGTTGACTTCCTCGCCTACGACCGGATGCTCCGCGCGAGGGTCGAGTCTGCTTCGAAAGGCAATCTCCTGGCGCAACTCGTTCAGGCCATGGCGACATTGGAGGCCGAGCTCATAGAACTGGACTGGCAGCAGATCCCAGGCCAGGTGCGGGCCGTATCGGCACACCGCTCGCTTGTGGTGCTTTTGACAGCCCTCGACGGCGGCGCCCCCGAGGAAGGCCTTCTCCCCATGGTGGCCCAGCTGGTCCGCCAGCACGTGGTGGTGGTCGCGTCTGTCCGGGACCCGTTGCTGGCAGCCATGAAAGCCGGGCGTTCCACCGCAGGCCAGGTTTTCCGCGCCGCCGCCGCCGAACGCGCCCTGCTGGAACGGGCCGCCGTCACAGAACAATTGCGGCAACTGGGGGCTGAAGTGGTGGACGCCGAACCCTCCGAGGTCCCTCCCCTGCTTGCTGACACCTACATCCGGCTTAAAGCGGCCGGACGGCTCTAGGAAGGACTCCCATGAACGAACCCATCTACCGGCTCGCCCTGGGCAATGATTTCAACAAGCTGGCCCCCGAACTACAGGAGTACTTCTCCTTGGCGGCAGGCTCCGGATCGTATGGAATTGGCGAGGGGGTCTTTGACGTCGTAGGGTGCCCGCAAAAATGGCTGCGTCCTTTGCTGGCCCTGACGGGAAGCGAAGAGGCCTTCTTCCCTGAATACGGCGAAGGCATTCCGTTCCGCATTGAGAACCATGCCCACGTGGATCCTTTCGGCCGGCAAGCCCTCACGGCACGGCGTGAAATCTACTTCCCATCCGGGACGCGGTTGTTCCTCGACACCACGAGCGCTATCACCGCGCCGCAGGCCGGCTCCGTCACCCCCGCACCGACCCGGTTGGTGGACCATGTCGGCCGCTACCGCCGCCTCGTCACGGACCTGGATGTAAGTGTCACGCCCAACGGCCGGCTGCGGGGCGTGTCGAAAGCCAGCCGGCTCTTCCTGGGTCCATTGCGCATTCCGTTGCCGGCGGCCCTGGACGCAAAGGCCTTTGCGGAGCAGTGGTGGGACGGGGACGAGGGCAAGCACCGGATCCAGGTCAAGGTCATCCAACCCCAGATCGGCGTCGTGCTTGTCTATGCCGGCCGCTTCGATTACCGGTTGGCGCCCTACCTGCCCGGGGCAGCCCAAGGCACCTCACTCCCCCGCTATGCGGAACCGGATCGCTGGGAAAAGAGGATCTAGCCCTTGCCAATCAACCCTGGGACAGGCCGGGTCAACCCTGTGACAGCTGGTCCAGGCCGTCGGCCACCTGTGTGAGTCGGGCAAGCACTTCCTTGGCTGTGGCGGGCTTCACGTGGGCGAGTCCCGTAGCCGGCGTCAGTCGCAGTGCCGGCAAGGCCGACGCCGGGAGACCCAGCTGGCTCCAAGGCCGCCAAATGCTTTCCACGATCTCGGCCGTCCGCGGAAGCCTGGCATCAGTGTCTGATGTGGGCATCGCACCGGCCCACACACGCTTGCCGGCTTCCACTGCTGCGGCAAGGTGCTCCCATTGGCGGGTTGTCAATGCCTTCAGCGGCACAGCAACACCATCGGCGCCCGCATCGAGTATGCGATCGATCGGGGCCTCTATCTCCGGTACGGCCACCACAATTTCGACGGCGCCCGCAGCCCTGAGCGCATCGATCACCAACCGCCACGCTCCCGCAACCTCCTCGCCGGGGATGGACCGCAGCGTGCGGTAACCACTCGCCGTCGGGATCGTGCCGCCCATCACTGCGGCAATGTCCGGCTCGTCCAGCTGGACCACAATGCCCGCTCCAGGGACCGCTTCCGAGATCCGCTGGAGGTGTTCTGCGACTCCGGCTGCCAGTGACTCTGCAATGTCACGGCGCGCTCCAAAATCGAGGAGGGCCCGCTCTCCGTTGTGCAGGTACAAACCGGCTGCGAGGCTCAGGGGACCCATCAACTGGACCTTGATCCCGCTGGCTGAAACCTCTTCTGTTCCAGCGACGTCAGCCAGGATGTTGATGTCAGTGGCAAGCGCGGACCGTCCCCGCTGCGCGTCTTTTCCCGGCCGGTCCACGAGTCTCCAACCATGTGGTTGAACGTCCACGGCCAAGTCCACCAGCAACGATGCTGTCCTGCCTACGGCATCGGATCCGACACCACGGTCCGGCAGTTCAGGCAGGAACGGAAGGTGGGGGTCCCCCAATTCCCCCCGGATGATCCGCAGGGATTCCGCAGGGTCGATCCCTGGCCATGGGCCAAGAGCCGTCGCGCTGACCCGTTGTACTTCTCCTGACATATGTTCAGGCCTGCTGGCTGGAGATCTGGTGATCCTCTGCGATGGCTTCATGATGGCGGATCACTTCACTGATGATGAAATTCAGGAACTTCTCGGCAAATGCGGGGTCAAGATGTGCGTCCTCGGCCAGACGGCGAAGCCGGGCGATCTGGGCTGCTTCGCGTCCGGGGTCGCCCGCGGGAAGCTTGTGCGTGGCCTTGAGAATCCCTACTTTCTGGGTGGCCTTGAAGCGTTCCGCGAGCAGGAAAACGAGTGTGGCATCAATGTTGTCAATGCTGGACCGGATGGAGAGCAGCTCATCCATGACGCCGCGATCCACCTGGCCCGCGAGGGAACTCGCTGACGGGTTGAAGGAATCGTGGTCTTCGGGGAGGGCACTGTTCTGCTCGGTCATGGTCCCCAGTCTATGGGGTGCGGCGGTAGCGTTGCCGGTGTTACCTGACTGCGTCCCGCCAGCGGTGTTCCCATCGCGGGAATCGGTGCAGAATGGCAGCATCACTGCACTCGACCAAGGGAGATTCCATGAAAATCGCTGTCCTGGGAACTGGAATGGTGGGGCACGCCCTCGCTGGCAAGCTGGTGTCCTTGGGCCACGAGGTCATCATGGGTTCCCGTGAATCCGGAAATCCCAAGGGCGAGGAGTGGGCCCGGCAAGCTGGTCCGCGCGCCCGTGCGGGCTCTTTCGCGGAAGCGTGCGCACAGTCCGAGCTGATCGTGAATGCAACACCCGGTACTGTGAGCCTGGCCGTCCTCGCTGAAGCCGGCGACACCACCCTGAACGGCAAAATCCTCCTGGACGTGGCCAACGCCCTGGATGGATCCAAGGGCTTTCCGCCATCGCTCTCAGTGTGCAACACCGACAGCATCGCCGAGACCATTCAACGGACCTACCCCGGGGTGCGGGTAGTGAAGTCGCTGAACACGGTCAGCGCCCCGGTAATGGTGGATCCAGGGCGGCTTCCGGGTCCACATGACATGTTCATGGCGGGAAACGACGCGGATGCCAAGTCCACAGTGTCAGGCCTGCTGCAGGAGTTTGGTTGGGCGCCCGAGCACATCAGGGACCTCGGTGGACTCGACGCCGCCCGCGGAATGGAGATGTGGCTGCCTTTGTGGCTAAGGATCTTCATGCAGCAGCCGAAGGGAAAGATGTTCAACATCGCCATCGTGTCCGAGTAGCGCACCAAGGCCCAGAACGAATGAAGGCCCGCCACAGTGAATTGCTCACTGTGGCGGGCCTTCGTTGCGTTCAGCCTGCGTGCGGGTTAGCCGCCCAACAGCGCGCGGTGCGCTTCCCGGCGTCGTGCTTGTTCATCAGGGTCCGGAACCGGCAAGGAGGCGATCAGCCGCTTGGTGTAGTCGTGCTGGGGCGAGCCCATCACATGGTTGCCGATGCCCTGCTCCACCAACTGTCCCTTGTACAGCACGCCAACCCAGTGCGACAACATGTCCACGACTGCGAGGTCATGGCTGATGAACAGGGCCGCGAAGCCGAACTGCTCCTGGATGTCCTTGAACAGGTCCAGAACCTTGGCCTGCACTGAGACGTCCAGGGCCGAGGTTGGTTCGTCGGCAATCAACAGGCGTGGGTTGAGCGCCAACGACCTCGCCAGAGAGGCGCGCTGCCGCTGTCCACCGGACAGCTCGTGTGGGTAGCGTTGCGCGTACGACGCCGGCAACTGGACTGACTCGAGCAGCTCACCTACCTTTTTCCGCGCCTCAGCCGCGCTCGGCTTGGTGTGGATAATCAACGGCTCAGCGACGCACTCACCGATGGTGAGGTGGGGGTTGAACGAGGCCGCCGGGTCCTGGAAAACGAAGCCGATCTCCTTCCGCAGCGGACGGAAGGTCCGCTCCTTGAAGTCCAGCATTTCGTAGCCGAGGACCTTCAGGCTGCCGCCGGTTGTCCTTGTCAGCCCTGCGATCGCCCGCCCGATGGTGGATTTGCCTGAGCCGGACTCCCCCACCAAACCGAAGACCTCATTCTCGGAGACCGTAAAGCTGACGTTGTCCACAGCTTTGAAGCCATGGCGCCCAAAGCGCCCTGGGTACTCGATGGTGAGGTTCTTCGCCTCAACGAGGACCTTGCCATCCTGATGCAACCGGCCACGGGCGCCTTCCGAGGCTGAGTTGCGGCCAAGGTGCGGGACCGCCGCGAGGAGCTTTTTTGTGTAGTCCTGCTTTGGTTCCGCGAACAACACCCTTGAGGGCGCTTCTTCCACCACATCGCCCTGGTACATGACCACCACGCGGTCGGCGAGGTCGGCCACGACCCCCATGTTGTGGGTAATCAACACGATGGATGTGCCGTAGTTGTCCCGCAAGTCACGGAGCAGTTGCAGGATTTCCGCCTGTACTGTGACGTCAAGGGCTGTCGTTGGTTCATCGGCCACAATCAGACCAGGGTTCAGTGCCAATGCGGCGGCAATCACCACGCGCTGCTTTTGCCCGCCGGAAAACTGGTGTGGGTAGTAGTTGACCCGGGTTTCAGGGTCCGGAATTCCCACCTTTCGGAGAGCCTCCGTGGCCCGTTCCTTCGCTTCCTTGGACGATACGCGGTGGCCATCCTTGGCGTGGGCGCGGATCCCCTCGGCAATCTGCCATCCAACAGTGAACACGGGATTCAATGCTGTGGAGGGCTCCTGGAAAACCATGGCGACGTCGCGTCCACGGATCTTTCGAAGCGCGGATTTGCTGACACTGATCACGTTGTTGCCGTTGATCACCACAGCACCGGAGCTGATGGCTGTTTCAGGCAGCAAGCCCAGAATGGTCTTGGCTGCAACTGTCTTGCCGGAACCCGACTCCCCCACGATCGCCACGACTTCACCAGGCTTAACGTCCAGGCTGACGTCCTTCACCGCATGGACGTCTCCGCTATCGGTGGCAAAAGTTACCTTCAGCCGGTCAATGGTGAGGACGGGTTCACTGGCGGCCCCGGCGTCGGAAATGTTTCCGAGATTGGTGGTCATGGCTTACCTGCCTCTGTAGCTGTCGGGGTTGCAGGGGTTTTCGTGGTGCCTGCGCGCTTTCGGCCACGGATCCGGGGATCGTTGAGGTCGTTGATGCTTTCGCCAACCAGCGTCAGGCCCAGGACGGTCAGCACGATGGCGATGCCAGGGAAAACACCGGTCCACCAGATACCGGAGGAGGTATCGGCCAGTGCCTTGTTCAGGTCAAAGCCCCACTCTGCAGCCGATGTTGGCTCGATGCCGAAGCCCAGGAAGCCAAGGCCTGCGAGCGTAAGGATCGCTTCGGAGGCATTGAGCGTGAACATCAGGGGCAGGGTGCGCGTTGCGTTCTTGAAGATGTGCCGTCCGATGATACGCAGGCTGGATGCACCCAGTACCTTGGCCGACTCGACGAAAGGCTCGGCCTTGAGCCGGATGGTTTCGGCGCGGATGACCCGGAAATACTGGGGCACGAACACCACTGTGATGGAGAACGCACAGGAGAAAATACCGCCCCAGAAACTGGACTGGCCACGGCTGATGACGATCGAGATGACGATTGCCAAAAGCAGGGTGGGGAAGGCATAGATGGCGTCCGCCACTACTACAAGGATCCTGTCCAACCAGCCGCCGAAGTAGCCGCTGAGCAGGCCCAGGGCGACGCCAAGGAAAAGTGACATTGCCACGGACACGACGATGACGGTCACGGCCGTCTGGGATCCCCATAGGACGCGGGACAGGACGTCATAGCCGCCCACAGTGGTGCCAAGCAGGTGTTTGGCACCCGGTGCCTGTTGGGTGGGGAAGGAACCGGACGCATCGCTGAGTTGGGAGTAGCCGTAAGGGGCCAGAAGCGGTGCGAGAATGCTTGTCAGCAGGAACAACCCGCTGAGGACAACGCCCACTATCAGCATGCCCCGTTGGAGGCCAACGCTTTTCCTGAGGTGGGAAACCACTGGAAGCCGGGAGAAGAGGGGCTGCCTGGGAGCAGTCAGTGAAGGAGTGCTCATGGTCAGTACCTCACTCGGGGATCGATGAGCGCGGCAATGATGTCCACGATGAAGTTGGTCACGGCGACGATGATGGCCAACAACACCACAATGCCTTGGACAGCCACAAAGTCGCGGGCATTCAGGTACTGGACCAGCTGGTAGCCGAGTCCTTTCCATTCGAACGTTGTCTCGGTCAGGATGGCGCCGCCGAGCATGAGCGCAATTTGCAGGCCCATGACAGTGATGATGGGGATCAGTGCAGGCTTGTAAGCGTGTTTGGTAACCAGCCGGAACTCGCTAACGCCACGGGACCGGCCAGCCTCAATGTAGTCCTTTCCCAGCGTGCCAATGACGTTTGTCCGCACCAGCCGCAGGAAGACCCCTGCAGTCAGCAAACCCAGGGCCACGGCCGGCAGGACAGCGTGGGCTGCAACGTCTCCAAGAGCCGCAAAGTTGCCGCTGCGGAGCGCGTCCAGCCAGTAGATGCCTGATGGAGCTCCGAGGCTGCTCATGGTCAGTTCCGTACGGGTGGAGGCACGTCCTGCTACGGGGAACCATCCGAGCCACACCGAAAAGGTCAGTTTGAGAAGCAGGCCCGAAAAAAACACCGGAGTGGCATAGCAGAGAATCGCGAAGAACCGCAGGACTGCGTCGGAGGTCTTGTCGCGGTGTTGGGCTGCGATGAGTCCGAACGGGATACCAACTGCGAGCGCCACGATCAATGCGTTGATCGACAGCTCAAGTGTTGCGGCACCGAAGGTGGTGAGTACCTCCACGACGGGACGACGATCAGTGATCGTTGTGCCGAAATTGCCTGTGATGAGTTGGCCGAGGTATTCGAAGTACTGGATCAAAACCGGGCGGTCGTAGCCGGCATCATGGATTCGCTGTGCCAGTACATCCGGCGGGAGGCGTCCGCCCTGGGCAGCCGTGATGGGATCTCCAATGACCCGCATCAGGAAGAAGACCAACGTCACCAGAATGAAGACGGTGGGGATGATCAGGAAGAACCGGATCACGATGTATTTTCCTAGGCCTCCCCCGGCCTTGGACTTGCTTTTTGGAGCTACTATTCCGGGCTCGGCCTCGGGTACCTCTATAAGTGTTGTCATTGTTACCTGTATTTCCTGCCCGCGGATTGCGCGGGATTGGCTCGTGCATGCCGGCCACGAAAGTGGTCAGCAAAGGAGGCGGGACACCGGATCAGCGTCCCGCCTCCTTCCCACCACAGAGGCGTGGTTACTTGGAAATCGTTCCGAGGCGGAACTTGAAGGATGCGTCCAGCGTCTTCTCGACGCCGTTCACGCCGCTTCCGGCCACCGCAACCTGGGCGCCCTGCAGCAGGGGAAGGGTTGAGATGTCCTTGGCGAGTGCGTTCTGGACATCTTTGATGTCCGCCTCACGCTTGGTCTTGTCAGCCTCGGTCAGCTGCTTGGCGATCAAGTCGTTCACAGTGGGGTTGTTGTAGTGGTTCTTCAGGAAGCCGCCGTCCGGGAAGAACGGGGTCAGGTAGTTATCGGCGTCGCTGAAGTCGGGGAACCACCCAAACTGGAACACAGGGTACTCGTCAGCGCGGCTCGCCTTGCTGTAGGTAACCCATTCAGTGGACTGCAGGTTGACCTTGAAGAGTCCGGACTTCTCCAGTTGTTCCTTGATCATGGCGTACTCGTCACCGGAGGAGCCGCCGTAGTGGTCCGGGTTGTATTGCAGGTTCAACGCAACGGGCTCCGTGATTCCGGCGTCCGCCAGGACCTTCTTGGCCTTGTCCAGGCTCGGCTTTCCGTTGTCTCCATAGGCGTCCTTGAATGACTCGTTGGCGCCAAGGAATCCGCTGGGCACGTTGGAGTACAGCGGGAGGTAGGTGCCCTTGTAGACCTGGTCGGCGATGGCCTGCCGGTCCACGAGGTTGGCTACGGCTTGCCGGACGGCGAGCGCCTTGGCGGGATCAGCGCCGGCTGCCTTGGTGCCGAACGGCATGGTGTCGAAGTTGAAGGTGATGTAGCGGATCTCGCCGCCCGGTCCCGTCAACACCTTGACCTTGGAGTCTTTCCGAAGGTCATCAACGTCCGTGGCACTGAGGCTGCGGAAGGCGACGTCGATGTTGCCCTGCTGGATGTCCAGCTTGAGGTTGGTGGGGCTGGCGTAGTACTTGATGGTGGCTTCGTCGTTTGCCGGCTTGCCAAGGACACCTTTGTAGTCGCCGAAGGCCTTGAAGCTGACAAGTTCGTTCTTCTTGTAGCTATCGATCGTGTATTGGCCGTAGAAGGCCTTGGCCTTGATGATCTCGTCGTCAGGAAGGATCTTGTCCGCGGGGAAAACTTCGTCGTCGACAATGGGCGCCGCAGGACTGCTGAGGATCTGGCTGAATGTCTGGTCGTTTGCCTTCTTCAGCTTGAAAACCACCGTGGTGGCGTCAGGAGTGCCCACACTCTCGATGTTGGTCAGCAGGGACGCCGGGCCGGCGGGGTCGTTGATGGCGACCTGCCGGTCAAAGGAGAACTTGACGTCTTTGGAATCCAAGGTGTGTCCATTGGCCCATTTCAGACCGGACTTGAGCTTGACGGTGTATTCGGTCGGTGCCGTGAATGAGGACGACTCCGCAAGGTCCGGGACCGGTTCTGCACCCCCAGGCTTGGAGTTCAACAGGAACGAGTAAATCTGGTTCATCACCATGAACGAACCATTGTCATAGGATCCTGCCGGGTCCAATGCGGTGACTTTGTCTGTGGTGCCGTAGGCGATCGGGCCGGCGGCAGCCGGGGCGGACGAGGAACCGCCGCCGGAGGGGCCCGTGCATGCAGTCAAAGCGAGGGCGGAAACGCCCGCCAGCGCGATAACGCCATGCAGGGCCTTCTTCTTCAGTGCCATCTGTGAACCTTCTGTTCGATGGATTAGGCGCACCGCCGTGGGATATTTGTGACGGAGCGCACTCTTGATTCCACGATTCAATCAGACTTCGGCGCCCCGGGGACCTTGATTTGGTGATTCGAGACACAATATTTACCTACGAGTAGGTTTGCCCGGGGACGCCAAAGCATTGCCCCCGGAGGGTCGCAGGAATATCTTTATTCCGAGTTGACAAGCGCTGATCACGGGCAGGCGGAACGCGGCCGTGGACAGCATCCAGGCGGCGGTTCAGGGGGCCGCCGAGGTAATGGGTGCAAGGACCAGTCCTAAGGACAGGAACATGAGCAAGGCAGCCCTCTGCGTGGGGATCAACAAGTTCAAGTATTTACCCGAATCGAGCTGGCTTCACGGTTGCGTTAATGACGCTGAAGACCTGGCCGCCCTCCTTGAGGCGCAGTATGGATTCGCGTCCTCCAGCATCAAGGTCTTGAGGGATGCCAAGGCCAACAAAAAGTCCGTAATGGCCGAACTCAACAAGCTGGTCGATAGCGCGGTGGACGGAAAATCCAACCACATCGTCTTCACCTTCTCCAGCCATGGCACGCAGATACCCGATGTCAGCGGCGATGAAGCCGACCGGCTGGACGAGGCCTTCGCCTGCTATGACATCAACAACTCCGGCGACTCATGGGACCCGGACACAGTGATCACGGACGATGAGCTGGCGACGCTCTTCGCGCGGCTGCCGGACGGTGTCCTCATGGATGTTGTACTGGACACCTGCCACAGCGGTACTGGACTGAAGTCCCTGGACCTGTTGCCAGGCCGGCGTCCCCGCTTCCTGCCCGCTCCGACGCCCCGGGCCGTGATCGCGAACGAGTTCAGCGACACACGCACCCTGCGCGACCTGGTGAAATCAGTAAAAGGGGCCAAGCCCGTGCTGATGGCAGCCTGCC
Coding sequences:
- a CDS encoding DUF4350 domain-containing protein, which codes for MTLQEVPEALQGGTLPRRRTSALWSWFRKHLVWIALGAVFAAFVTFLVVERFSAPKDSGSLSTRNPAPDGAMALAEILGRHGVGITPTDNLEDTLAALSDGDATLLLYDPRGFLDISQLQDVSAVAGRVVVVAPRLRTLNGLDPEFRPGGVVPEATKILEPGCSQEDAEQAGPVAAQGPVYLGPVVCYATRSDGPGLYVASADGHIIVLGSTELLENQHLAAVGNAALAMRTLGSGPDLVWYTPGIADVASDRSTPTLNELAPPWLAFAGPWLAVIAILAILWRGRRLGPLVFEPLPVVVKAAETAEGRARLYQDSRAVERAADNLRAGTLARLARHFNLGTDATGEAIIDAVARRLGRQVPAIRWALIDSKPQTEGQLVQWAQQIERIEQEATAR
- a CDS encoding MoxR family ATPase; protein product: MEDPARQSLLNVRSEVGKAVVGQDPTVTGMLIALLCGGHVLLEGVPGVAKTLLVRALSTALSLETKRVQFTPDLMPGDVTGSLVYDSHSSEFTFREGPVFTNILLADEINRTPPKTQASLLEAMEERQVSVDGVSRPLPAPFIVAATQNPVEYEGTYPLPEAQLDRFLLKLTMPLPGRAEEIEVIRRHAGGFDPRNLAAAGVRAVAGAVELSNARAAVAQVAVAPEILAYIVDVVRATRSAPSFQLGVSPRGATALLNTSKAWAWLSGRPFVTPDDVKALSLPCLRHRVGLRPEAQMDGIHVDDVLGSILASVPVPR
- a CDS encoding DUF58 domain-containing protein — translated: MAITGRFVLLAVTGLVPLLLFPAWITVLFIAIGLLLLLALDLILAASPAKLGLARQQPGNVTLESQVNSVITVTNLGRRKLRAMVRDGWQPSAGALNPTQPLDVPPGERRRLTVSLLPRRRGDLESPHVTVRSYGPLRLAARQRTRALPGRLRVLPPFHSKRHLPSKLRKLRELDGRAAVQIRGAGTEFDSLRDYVRGDDVRSIDWRATARRTSVVVRTWRPERDRRVVIVLDTSRTAAARIDDEPRLDTWIEAALLLAVLAERGGDRVDFLAYDRMLRARVESASKGNLLAQLVQAMATLEAELIELDWQQIPGQVRAVSAHRSLVVLLTALDGGAPEEGLLPMVAQLVRQHVVVVASVRDPLLAAMKAGRSTAGQVFRAAAAERALLERAAVTEQLRQLGAEVVDAEPSEVPPLLADTYIRLKAAGRL
- a CDS encoding DUF4166 domain-containing protein, which translates into the protein MNEPIYRLALGNDFNKLAPELQEYFSLAAGSGSYGIGEGVFDVVGCPQKWLRPLLALTGSEEAFFPEYGEGIPFRIENHAHVDPFGRQALTARREIYFPSGTRLFLDTTSAITAPQAGSVTPAPTRLVDHVGRYRRLVTDLDVSVTPNGRLRGVSKASRLFLGPLRIPLPAALDAKAFAEQWWDGDEGKHRIQVKVIQPQIGVVLVYAGRFDYRLAPYLPGAAQGTSLPRYAEPDRWEKRI
- a CDS encoding chorismate mutase, translating into MTEQNSALPEDHDSFNPSASSLAGQVDRGVMDELLSIRSSIDNIDATLVFLLAERFKATQKVGILKATHKLPAGDPGREAAQIARLRRLAEDAHLDPAFAEKFLNFIISEVIRHHEAIAEDHQISSQQA
- a CDS encoding NAD(P)-binding domain-containing protein yields the protein MKIAVLGTGMVGHALAGKLVSLGHEVIMGSRESGNPKGEEWARQAGPRARAGSFAEACAQSELIVNATPGTVSLAVLAEAGDTTLNGKILLDVANALDGSKGFPPSLSVCNTDSIAETIQRTYPGVRVVKSLNTVSAPVMVDPGRLPGPHDMFMAGNDADAKSTVSGLLQEFGWAPEHIRDLGGLDAARGMEMWLPLWLRIFMQQPKGKMFNIAIVSE
- a CDS encoding ABC transporter ATP-binding protein — encoded protein: MTTNLGNISDAGAASEPVLTIDRLKVTFATDSGDVHAVKDVSLDVKPGEVVAIVGESGSGKTVAAKTILGLLPETAISSGAVVINGNNVISVSKSALRKIRGRDVAMVFQEPSTALNPVFTVGWQIAEGIRAHAKDGHRVSSKEAKERATEALRKVGIPDPETRVNYYPHQFSGGQKQRVVIAAALALNPGLIVADEPTTALDVTVQAEILQLLRDLRDNYGTSIVLITHNMGVVADLADRVVVMYQGDVVEEAPSRVLFAEPKQDYTKKLLAAVPHLGRNSASEGARGRLHQDGKVLVEAKNLTIEYPGRFGRHGFKAVDNVSFTVSENEVFGLVGESGSGKSTIGRAIAGLTRTTGGSLKVLGYEMLDFKERTFRPLRKEIGFVFQDPAASFNPHLTIGECVAEPLIIHTKPSAAEARKKVGELLESVQLPASYAQRYPHELSGGQRQRASLARSLALNPRLLIADEPTSALDVSVQAKVLDLFKDIQEQFGFAALFISHDLAVVDMLSHWVGVLYKGQLVEQGIGNHVMGSPQHDYTKRLIASLPVPDPDEQARRREAHRALLGG